A genome region from Bacillota bacterium includes the following:
- the hrcA gene encoding heat-inducible transcription repressor HrcA yields the protein MLDERKRQVLFAIVRDYIQTAEPVGSRTIARRYSFGIGAATIRNEMADLEELGYLEQPHTSAGRIPSDRGYRCYVDSLAELPELTAAEASLVKRHFSGRLRGQEIVLEAAARLLSSITNYTSIVIGPSPVQTKLKVMQVVPLNDHSAVLMIVADNGFVANEVIMLPPGISAEDLSEICRFITAKYRGYAIDRLHDFDFRTGAGDFALGASAFEQAMDSLIASLERHEGERVVLGGATNILNQREFKDVSKLREILKVLEMQEQVFKLVTTAAANPLSISIGAENALEAMRDCSLITASYTIAGEGVGHISILGPTRMEYPRVIALLNYVSKVIGQG from the coding sequence ATGCTAGACGAGCGCAAGCGGCAGGTGCTGTTTGCTATAGTGCGCGACTACATTCAAACTGCTGAGCCTGTCGGCTCAAGAACCATCGCTCGCCGTTACTCTTTTGGTATCGGCGCGGCAACAATTCGCAACGAAATGGCTGACCTTGAGGAGTTAGGTTATCTTGAGCAGCCTCATACATCTGCAGGTCGCATTCCCTCAGACAGGGGCTATCGGTGCTACGTCGACTCTCTGGCGGAACTGCCGGAGCTTACTGCCGCAGAAGCCTCCCTTGTTAAGAGGCATTTTAGCGGTAGACTGCGCGGGCAAGAAATCGTCCTAGAGGCGGCAGCGCGACTTCTCTCCTCTATCACTAACTATACTTCTATAGTTATTGGGCCCTCTCCTGTACAAACTAAGCTCAAGGTCATGCAGGTAGTTCCCTTGAACGACCACAGCGCCGTACTCATGATCGTGGCTGACAATGGCTTCGTCGCTAATGAAGTAATTATGCTGCCTCCGGGTATCTCCGCTGAAGACCTCAGTGAAATTTGCCGGTTCATAACCGCTAAGTATCGCGGCTACGCCATTGATCGACTGCACGACTTTGACTTTCGCACGGGGGCCGGCGATTTTGCGCTCGGCGCATCAGCCTTCGAGCAGGCCATGGACAGTCTAATCGCGAGCCTAGAGCGTCATGAAGGCGAGCGCGTAGTGCTAGGCGGGGCCACTAACATTCTTAATCAACGTGAGTTCAAGGATGTTAGCAAGTTGCGAGAGATACTCAAAGTTCTCGAGATGCAAGAGCAAGTTTTTAAGCTGGTCACCACAGCCGCTGCTAATCCGCTTTCGATCAGTATCGGCGCCGAGAATGCACTCGAGGCCATGCGCGATTGTTCGCTTATTACCGCAAGCTACACCATCGCCGGTGAGGGTGTAGGGCACATCAGCATCCTAGGGCCTACGCGCATGGAGTATCCGCGGGTTATCGCACTTCTTAATTATGTAAGCAAAGTTATTGGTCAAGGCTAA
- a CDS encoding nucleotide exchange factor GrpE: MEQQNNQETEQPVKEQPSVQELESRLLRLQADMENMRRRHQREKEDLWEVVAADLLCQLLPTMDSFDRAIKVLPTGDWTQGMVMVHKQFQEVLARVGLTPVDCACAFDPQYHEAVAIDEDPTSPENTITAELERGYKLRGRVLRPSKVRVSVGGMSNE, translated from the coding sequence TTGGAGCAACAAAACAATCAAGAGACGGAGCAACCAGTAAAGGAACAACCCTCAGTGCAGGAACTCGAGTCTAGGCTGCTGCGCCTGCAAGCCGACATGGAAAATATGCGGCGGCGTCATCAGCGCGAGAAAGAAGATTTGTGGGAAGTCGTAGCGGCAGATCTTTTATGTCAGCTGCTACCAACGATGGATAGCTTTGATCGTGCCATAAAAGTCCTACCCACGGGTGATTGGACACAGGGCATGGTCATGGTACATAAGCAATTTCAAGAGGTTCTCGCTCGGGTAGGGCTTACGCCTGTTGACTGTGCTTGCGCATTTGATCCGCAGTACCATGAGGCCGTGGCCATTGATGAGGACCCCACATCCCCCGAAAACACCATCACCGCTGAGCTAGAGCGTGGCTACAAGCTCAGGGGCCGAGTTTTAAGACCAAGCAAAGTAAGAGTTTCAGTTGGAGGTATGAGCAATGAGTAA